Proteins from a single region of Planctomycetia bacterium:
- a CDS encoding amino acid transporter, with the protein ADVSAQGGAYATGVLVLMSSACVATVIDVYRSRAGKFILFRIPWKYLAIGVVFVYTTGANMLERPDGIKIAACFIVAVLILSFASRLSRSTEMRFDGFAFADATSKFLWDSLKHLEFPVLVPHRPGRRGLEEKEQAIRILHRLPPEVPVVFVEAELGDPSEFGHIPLLEVIETEGKFIIRITRCVSIAHAVAAAALELSVFGKPPEIHFGWSDESPLAASFSFLLFGEGNVPWMVRALINKAQNDPERQPRVVIG; encoded by the coding sequence ACGCCGACGTCAGCGCGCAAGGTGGCGCCTACGCGACGGGCGTGCTCGTGTTGATGAGCAGTGCGTGCGTGGCGACGGTGATCGATGTGTACCGCAGCCGCGCAGGCAAATTCATCTTGTTCCGCATTCCGTGGAAGTATTTGGCGATCGGTGTCGTGTTCGTGTACACGACCGGGGCCAACATGCTCGAACGGCCCGACGGCATCAAGATCGCCGCGTGCTTCATCGTGGCGGTGTTGATCTTGTCGTTCGCGTCGCGCCTTTCGCGCAGCACCGAGATGCGCTTCGACGGCTTCGCCTTCGCCGATGCAACTTCGAAGTTCCTCTGGGACAGTCTCAAGCATCTGGAGTTCCCGGTGCTCGTGCCGCATCGGCCGGGCCGGCGCGGACTCGAAGAGAAAGAACAAGCGATTCGCATTCTGCATCGCCTGCCGCCGGAAGTGCCGGTCGTGTTCGTCGAGGCGGAGTTGGGCGACCCGAGCGAGTTCGGACACATTCCTCTGTTGGAAGTGATCGAGACCGAAGGGAAGTTCATTATCCGGATCACGCGCTGCGTCTCGATCGCCCACGCCGTGGCTGCCGCGGCGCTGGAACTCTCGGTGTTCGGCAAGCCGCCGGAGATTCACTTCGGCTGGTCCGACGAAAGCCCGCTGGCCGCAAGCTTCAGCTTCCTACTGTTCGGCGAAGGGAACGTGCCGTGGATGGTGCGGGCCTTGATCAACAAAGCCCAAAACGACCCGGAACGACAACCTCGCGTGGTGATCGGGTAG